The following nucleotide sequence is from Solanum dulcamara chromosome 7, daSolDulc1.2, whole genome shotgun sequence.
ATCTTAATTGAAGAAAAcgataataattaatttaacatAAAACAAATACTAAGTAAAAACAATGTGTATTGGAAGCAGTACTTGAAcgtgaaaaagaagaagacgACATATGAggtattttaattatgatacttaattttaattttaattggaCTCATAAATAATCACTAACCATAAATAGAATACTGAAGGGCCGGCCGGTGAGATGAGCCGGGGCGGGGCGGGGCGAGTTTATTGCCAGGTAAattgagaaagaaaagaaaaaaaattcacttaagataaataaaatgacatgTCATATTTTTGTTGGTCATATCTTAATAGAGTGAATTTTGAAGAAGTTTTGACAAAGTTAGATAACctttttgttaaaaaaacaaataaacatGACTTAATTGGATAATTACCCATGGGGAGAAATCATGCTATGAAGCTTTTtagaaaaaatctaaaattttgaaaGAGATGAGTCGTCCATTTATTCCTGGCCATGGAATGTTAAAACATTATAGAGTCACTCTCCATAAGGAtagaattttcctttcaaaatACAATTCAATCATTTGTtgtattaataaataattaggtCCAGCCTGTTGATAAAGATGCAAATGGCCTGGTCCAAATTTAGCATTAATGGCCTCAAACTTCAACTTCATGAGCATGCATTATTAAATAAAGAGATAAAGTGTCCAAAACACATTTAAACtctcactttttttttaatttcatacctaaattattagGAGTGtgaatttcatacctaaactgtcacttattaatttgaaaaacaCACATCAatggtgtgtgtaatacactcgctattttatttaaaaaaacattGTCACATGGCATTgcatatgaataaaatattgggaaaactacacaaaataaaTCAAGCAAGTAAACTATTTACTTAAATTGGACCTACCCCAATTTATTTATCCTGATTGGACCAAAGACCCAGAGTAATTACAGCACTGTCTCGTCCCTTCTTCATGTGACGGACCCATTTCCATCTTCACGTAACCTTCATGATActattatagtatatatatatactatgatggtatcaagaaaTAATTGAGAAGTGTTTTTACTgcagtttttttttccttcatgatactatcagagtatatatacactcatatatatactttgatggtatcaagaagtaATTGGACAGTTTATCCAGTGATTAGTTATTTTTTACTCCTTGATAATGGcacaatatatgtatatactctGAAGGTATCAAGGATAGTAAAACATTTTCACTATAGTGTTATTCAGACTTTGATATCTTCATGATACtgtcagaatatatatatatactatgatagTATCAAGAAATAATTGAGCACTGTAGTGTTATTCAGACCTTGATACCTTCATGATACTATcagaatacatatatatatatatgatagtaTCAAGAAATAATTGAGCACTGTAGTGTTATTCAGACCTTGATACCTTCATGATactgtcaatatatatatatatatatgtatatattctaATGATATCAAGAAGTAATTGAGCAGCGTTTTTTCCTTGATGACACACGCGAACTATTCctaaaatatttcaccttgacaaaataaaataaacttttaatattaattaaaagttaaaaatcaaagtattactatccaaaaaaaaacttatttttttaaaaaaataattattttttttaaaataaaaatttaaaatattttctcaccCAACTCTATCACCTCCCCCACCCCATCCACCATGTCCCCCACCCCCATCTCCCGACAATCTCCCGcccttatatatttttatttttttatataaaatatttttaaaatgttttgaCTTCACCTTCTCTCCCGCTCCTtcctaaaaaaattgatattattttaaatttttttaaaaataaaattctacccAATCCATCAAACCCTCCGCtccaatttattttgattttttttttttacatttttctcattttgtgttggatatgtacatatatttttaggaaaatatttttgtacTTGCATactgaatataacaaaaaaaaaattaaaaagtcttGCAtcaagtaatatatatatataaacacaaaatgagaaaaaaattaaaagcaaAGAATTAGATGGGTGGGATAGAATTATTTCTTTAACAAACTAAAacaatatctaaattattatatgGGGGGGGGGATAGACAgagatgaagtaagaatttcttttaaattttttacaaagaaaattaaaaaataaaactaaaaatttggGGCGGTTGGTGGTCGGGGGGGGGAGGTATGGTGAGAGGAAGTGGTGGAGTGGGTAaggataatattttatattttattttataattttttggggatagtaatactttaatatttaactttaactaatTTGATTTTTCTCAAGGTGAAATGTTTTGTCCATGTAGAGTGTGATgtgataatttttaaaaaaaaataaaaaagagggtGTAGTACACACACCATGATCCATGATGAAAGTGGAATAAAAGGGAGagatgtgtttctcaaactaaatAAATGATAATTTAGGTATGCAACTCATGCTcctaataatttaaatatgaaactaaaaaaaaagataattcaGATGTGTTTTTTGACACTTActtcttaaataaataataaatggaCAAAAAGATTTAGCTGACAAATTAATGAATTCACTTAACCATCCTtcatttcttgaatttaatgtaGATTTGTGATTTCTAGATTAGTCGTATCAAGTCATGATCATGACAAGGTTGCTTCCTTGTAGAACCCACAAAAAATCTTTGTAATTAATTAGGATCAATAGCACTGGTCCTCTTTTTAGTTAGTTActtatttttgttggtttttttttttcattttcttcaagGGATCGGAGAGGGGAACAACATAACTTATATGATGTTGaatcatttttatataaaatttaggGTTGCGGtcgatctataacatgatttCTCCATTCTTAATAAGATATCTTGAATTTGagctttaaaataaaaataaaaaatttaatttgaatttaaattagtCTAATCTCCAAAATGGACAGGGAATATTggaaataattattataagttAGGTTCACCATTAGTTTGTTTTCCTCCTGAATCCTACATATGGTATAAATAAACTATTACTATTAGactcttgtggtcgggcccttctccggaccctgcgcgtagcggaagctttagtgcaccggactgtccTTTTATTACTATTAGTATTGAAAAGAAGAGTTTCCACCAATAATATAAAGGCTAGGGCTTACACAAAAATACAACATCTCCTTGAGAATATCTAAACTATGGACAAAGAGAATTCATCTGTTTCATTTCATGATGATTTTCAATGATTGATGATACGAGTCGGGATTACTGCAAATCTTCTTCAGCTATGAAAACTCTATAAATCTTTAATCTTCTATATTAGTATTTTACTATTCAATAATATAGTGGAAAACcgagaaaaaaaaatctatatgGTTTGATTTCGACCTATCTTACTCTGACTTAATTCAAAAGTCGCAGATCTCgttctcaaaattaaataatatacttGGGTGGTACGGTGGAGTTTTCTAAAAATGAATAATGCTCATTTTTTCCTACGTATATCAATTTCAAGATGTTAATGCAAATTATGTACTTTCtccgttcatttttatttgtctattttgaattttgtatgtttttttaagaaataatgaTTGATATAAGTTTTTACTATAATACTTACTTGAATTGATGCTTAGTATTAGGTCCTGAACAATGATTTCATTAGTTTGAGCAATAAGTAATTATGCTAagaataaaacatgaaaaataattaatttttttttatatacattaaaagtgagaaataaaattaatgaaaattaatttttggaatCCTGGAGTCTGGACATTTAAAAGTGAATGAAGACCGAAGAGTATTATACGTAAGTAGAAAGTTTCTACTAGAAACATACTCCTTATCAGAAAATATTGAAGTAATGATTGGTTAAAAAGTTAGTATGATAAAACATATATCCCAAAATAGATATAGTATATAGATTGGAACGTGGGATTTCACTAgctatgttgttgttatatttCACTAgctatgttgttgttatatatAGATTGGAATGGAAAAAGtgtaagagcctgtttggattgacttataaattgtttatacattattttcaatttttttgagtgtttgactggtcaacttaaagtcattttatgcttaaaataagcccaaaaaataattgagtctATTTGACTTTGCTTATCTATAATGacttataaattaaaaacagtttataagtcccttaaaataagttaagtcaaACAGAAACTAAAGTcttttaaaatatctttaaaaggATGTGCAGGCAACAATTCGAGTTAAATGGGACATTGTCAATAGACTAGTCATTATAGAGTAACGTTTTCAATAATTAAATATCATATATACTTCTTGTGATTGGAAAAGGAAAGAATCAATAGGTCAAGGATTCGCAGAGAAATTCTTCTGGTTTTAAATTGTGAAAGACCCATTAATTTCGTACAAATCATTTGATACACGAAATGAGATAGATAAGAATATCACATGGATTAAAACAACTAATTATTGAACCATTTTAACCTCGAAACTACTAAATATATATCCATAATCAACGTgcaaataaaataatctcataatttagttattattaaattattgaCTAAATGCAGAGTAAAAAAGGGAGGAATGTGTTGGTGTTTTGGTTGAGAATGACCTTCACCAAACTCATTTAAGTATATAGCTTCTGAACAAATTGTCTTTAACTAAACTTTGTGTCGGCATAGTATTAATTTCTGaaacatttatttctttttatttgtaattTACCTAGTAGTTTTAgttttttcctcctttttttggGAGATTAATCTCAATTCACCCGatctagagcccgtttggatgtaAAACCCCTTTTTaacttttggacgtgtttgcctaatgttaattttaagccataaagttcttaaagtcagtcaaaaataaaaagttaggattcctaaccttttttttaagtgcttaaagtcattttttttaccatgaaaattactcttatatcccttatattttaactaaattcccaaactacccttgttattcttttaatcctaaaattcatatcattttcttcatttaagcacttttatccaaacactcaactgcttatttataaaaataactttcagcacttcaaagttctaaaagcacttcatacataaaagttattttttttaagtcatccaaacgggctcctaaTATTGAAATAGGTACACTTAACTTGCACTATTAGTCTCATGTTAACTatggaaaaatatatattggaGGAGCAATATACTGTATACATATTGCCACCTAATATCTAAAACCTTGCAATTCTTGGATACAAACGATAATACGTACTACAAAttatagaattaaaaaaaactttcagTTTCTATGATCTGTTTGGTCTAGTCCCCTGGTTCAACTTGCTGCCTGTTATATCCGCAGattgattagctaattgctgCCGATACAAAGCTGCCATGTTGTTGAAGTAGTCCATGTCCATCGACTGTACGTTGTCGTAACAAAAAACAATAAAGTAAAACgtaaaacaaaaatatagtCAGTATAGTACTAATAAATTAACAGTTAACGAATTTTTTACACTAAACGTGTTAAATTTACGTCTTTTAACTGATTGTCTGCCTTATTTTTAACTCTAGACTAAATAACTAGCTTAGATGTTTTAATTGACGTAACAGTGTACAGAAGTTAAACTTTAATTTCAAACATGGATAAATTGCTTACTTGAGGTAGAAAAGCGCTACAAGGGTTAGTAAAAGGGGCGGAATTGGTGGTAGTATTGGTAACGTCAGGGATAACAGTATTAGCCCTGACGACAGTATTAGCTTGTGTGGCTGAAGGAATAATAGCCGGGGCTGCAGGCTGCAGGCCAAAGGCTCCTGGtgagatgaatggaatattAGTGGGAAGAGACTGATCAGTGGTTGTGGCAGCAGCAGCAGCGCGAGCTAAAGCAGTCATATCAAACATCCCCATGCCCATGCCAAGACCAACACCAACGCCCATTCTCGCTAGTAATGACATCTGAATATGTTGATGCATTCCAAAAGGCATTGTCATTTGTGGTGCTATGTTTCTTGCAGTACTGCTCATCAATTGAACTTGCGCTTGTAGTTGCTTTAAGTAGTCTATCACTTCATCAAGCATTGATGCTTTATCTGTCTGCAAAATTCAGCATTAATCATAGGTTCATAACTATTGTTTTTGATTTAGTGCATGATGAATGAATTTCACCATTTAgaggaaagttgattttttttgttttgttatgCATGTTTATGTTGATAAAATTACACACCTTACTTGCATTTGGTACCAATCTCTGCAGAGCTTTCATCCTTTGGTTAATTCTGTCTCGGCGTCTCTGcaccaaaaaataaaacagCACAACACATGCTATTAGTTAGTACTCCACTAGCTAGCTAGTAGTGCCAGAGCCAGGACTTTTACTAAAGGGATTAACACACATAGAAGTCGGGAGGATTCAACtctactataaaaaaaaaagggcagacgctacactaaagctcccgctatgcgcagggtccggggaagaatctgaccacaagggtctattgtattcaactctactatatatacataaaagatATTGTACAATATATGCCATTATCTGGTGTAAATGATATTCTTGACAGAATAAATGCAAATTGTACCCGCTCTGACTGGTTATGAACAGCTGCTGCTCGGCTACGTCTTGATGAGTTGGACCTTTTTGTTTCATGTTCTTCCTTCTTGTTTTCCTGCTACAATCAATTGGTCATGACATATTCTCTAGAGATAAAGTATATAATAAAGAGGAAATACAAACTCATTTGTAGTAGCTAGTTTAGTcttattttctctatttgatGTATATTCTTACGTATATAGGGCGTATACGTTGTTATAACACTAGTTAAAATCTGTTCTAAGAAGAGAATTATATACCGAGCCACCACCATGACAAGCAGAATCTTCATCACAAGTGGTTTTGGACTTGATGCTACGCGAAGACTCATCAAAGGAAGGCCATGTGACCATGGTGGTGTCATTCTCCCTATAGAAGGTAGCGCTGGCACTTGCACACGCGCTACGTTCTGCATACTCATGATCACCAGCTCCGACATATTGGGGGTCAGATTCTGATGGTCTCATCCTCTTTTTAGCAAACACTGTTGCTCGAGGAGGCGCCATTTTTTGTGAACTCTCACCCCATTTTCCTCCACTACACAGCACACCAATTTTCAGATCCTGATCAtcattttggtcataattttgatgaattgaagTCTGATTCTTCCCGTGGTGTGTGGCTTGATGCACAATGGACTCTAATGTATCGCCGGTTCTTCCCAGTGTCTGTTTTGCTTGTGACATGGAGAGTATGCCCCCTAGTCCATGCATTCCTAACTGCCCCTTTTCCCATGTCAGCTCTGCAACTTCTTCACACTTACTAGACCTGaacttttcaataaaattaagCATATGAAATCACCACCAGGAGGAAAATCTAACAATATTGCTCGGAAGAATCATTGATAATTTCCTCCAGCAGACTATATAAGTATCAATAAGAGAATAAGACATTGAAAACTAGAAATGGACTATATAACACATATCGAACCAGTAAAGGCAGCTCCACTTATAATGTTTGATCgataagaagaagaacaaacATGATTCAAGAAAACTGTTTGCTAAAACGAGTCATACATGGGGAGAAAATGATTAATTGGATTCTGCTGGTTATGCACGTGAGGATATTTGTTAGCCTCTTCTGCTTCTACGACTTGTTCTTGTCTTTGATGCATTGGATTCCAAGTTGGTACCGTACAATGATTCATGATGATGAATATGATTATTGAGTAATCTATTCCTTTTCTCTGTTTCAGAATATTGAATTCCACTTCTTCGTCATATAtactaaaaattaattattcttATTGCTTTCTGGTCCCCTTTTTGAATTGTCGTGTTCAGATGTTTAATTATATACTGAAACACAACATCTGACATAGCAAGAAAGCCTGGATTTCAAATGGATATCTCTCCATATAAATGTAGTTTCTTCTTACCTTCATTCCAATTAAGATTTCTTGAAGTCAGGTGGGGTTGCAAGCACTCAATGCATTTAGATTTCTAGTGTCTCATTGTTTTTGGACCTACATAAATATTACTGCTACTATTCCTCACCACAAGCTATTGAGGTCCGGGCTCCATAGAAATTTAATGTCTGAACAACAACCTGTTAGGTTGGGCCTTCAAATCTGAGGATGCCTTCAATCATCGAGAGTTTGTTATCGCGATATTCCTTGAGGAAACAAGTTTCATAATCTCTTTTCTTAAGCCTGAATTTCGTTCCTATCATATTACAAAAATAGATTTCAAAAGTGCTATTGCATTTGTTGAATTCTTACTGCTGCAAGtagatatttgatatttttagttATATTTCCTTAAACTTTCACGAGAGAAACATAGATGGAAAACTATTTTTGTTGAACAGTGTGGTGGTTGGGGACCCAAGTTTTTTAGTTcgctttaatttcaacttttcatatgacatatttaaaatcataacattaaaaaatattttagtacattctaaatatctttaatttaaaaccacaagattcaaatttttttttccttttttttaaaacgtTGTATGTTCAGGGTTCAGgaaaatcaaaatagaacaaacaaattgaaacagaaaAGTGCTTATATACAGTTGCCAATCAGGAGCGGCTCAAGCATATTATTGGCCTAAAGCGAAAATCGAACGGAGGCCTTAaactttaatatataaattaatttatttttcttacgaAGTTTATTCTTCTACCTCTTTGAGATGCAGaattgtcaatttttttaagaCCGAttcttttaataattcttttttcaagtgataatacatttttttataaatagtcTCTGGTTGCATTAGAAAAGCAGCTATCGAGGTTTTAGGGGTATCGAGAGGAATCTGTAGTGATCGTCAAggagattggtggtggaatggagaagtacaagGCAAAGTGAAAGCCAATAAGATTGCCTATACGGAGTGGTTGGAGTGCGTAGATGTGGAGGAGAAGAATAGGCTTAAAGATATCTATAAGAAGGAGAAGACGGAAGTGAAGTCGACGGTCACCAGTGCTAAGacgacagcttttgaacgcctatATATCGAGTTAGGAGAAAAAGGTGGGGACAAGAGATTATATAGGCTCGCCAAAGCGAGAGAGAGAAAAGCCTGTGACCTGGATCTagtaaagtgcatcaaggaCGAAGAAGGTGAAGTGTTGGTGGATGAGACCTCTATTAAGCAAAGGTGGAAAGCTTACTTTCACAGACTCTTAAATGAAAAAGGAGACAGAGACATTGTACGGGGTGATTTAGCGTACTCTTATAGTCTTTGGGACTTTGGGTACTGTAGGTGTTTTAGGGTTGAGGAGGCTAGACGTGCTATTAGCAGGATGAGGAGGGGGAGATCGACCAGGTTCGATGAGATTTCGGTGGACTTTTGGAAGAACACTGACAAAgaaggtttggagtggttgactaagttgtttaatatttttttgaagacTGCTACGATGCCCGATGAATGGGGGTGGAGTACTATATTCCACTGTACAAGAACAAGGAtgatatccaaaactgtaataattacataggtatcaaattgctaagccacactatgaagatttgggagagagtggtggagatgagggtgagaagaggagtgtcaatctcagagaaccagttcggattcaTGCCGGGGCGATCGACTACTGAAACAATCCATCTTATACAAAGATTAGTAGAGaaatttagaaaaagaaaaagggatctccatatggtgttcattgaccttgaaaaggcttatgaaaAAGTTCCGAGGGATATTCTCTAGAGGTGTCTGGAGGCTAAATATGCcccgatggtgtatattagggcgataaaggacatgtatgtTGGAGCTAAGACTTGAGTTAGGACGGTGGGAGGTGACTcacaatatttttctattaagaTGGGACTACATCAGGGATCTATACtgagtccttttctttttgccttggtgatggatgagctgacGCGGTCTATTGAGGAAAAGGTTTCATAGTATATGCTATTTGTGGAcgacatagttttgattgatgagactcgggacagagttaatgataggttggaggtttgaaGACAAACGCTGGAGTCCAAAGAGTTCagattgagcaggaccaaaatagaatacttggagtgaGAATTTGGTGCTGCGATGGATGAAGAGGGCACAGAAATGAGGCTTGTCACTCAACCTATTCCCAAGATaaaaagctttaaatatcttggatccatcatcctgagtagtggggacatcgatgatgatgtcacgcacCGCATTGGGGAAGCGTGGATGAATtggaggcttgcctctggagtcatgtgtgataagaaagtaccacctaaacttaaatgTAAATTCTATAGAGTGGTGGTTACACCAGTATTGTTAAATGGAGTAGAGTGTTGGCTagtaaagaactctcatgttcagaaaatggatgttgcggagatgaggatgttgagatggatgtgtggacatactagaagtgataagattaggaatgaggttattcgagagaaggtgggagtgacaTCTGTGGCAGGCAAGATGAGAGAAgcaagactgagatggtttggcaTGTGTAGAGGAGGGGTGTCGACGCTCCATTTAGGAGGTGCGAACGGTTGGAGTTGGGGGTTTtgcggaggggtaggggtagatcgAAGAAGTATTgaagagaggtgattagacaagatatgacaCTACTCCATAtcactgaggacatgaccttaaatAGAAATGAGTGGAGGTGgcagattagggtagaaggctagttgaGATATAATGGTGTCTTGCAGTGTGTCGGTTTAGGgagtcgtaggtctaggcgtgcctttatagttgCGTTGTTATTGCatttgattatcacattatttttctattgttattattcgtgtcttgtagaatttgcatcgcttttttgccattatgctatatatattgtttgatTTTCTCTCTTAATTGGgattgtgacttttgagccgagggttttttggaaacagtctctctatctccaagaggtagtgataaggtctGCGTTTATCTtatcctccccaaaccccacttgtggaattttactgagtatgttgttgtagtCTCAAtactttttctaaaataaactATAACCTATTATTTTTTGGGCCTAAAACGCTTGCCCTTTTTTCTAACTCTATCGAGCTACCCCTGTTGCCAACAGTGGTGGCTGTGGATTTTAGTTGCTTCGACCTGTGACCAACAACTATATATCCAAATAAGTTGACTGTATTATATTTACTGAATCTTCAAACATTTAGATGTCATGTCCATCCCATACTTAGGTCCAATACATGGCCGGCTACAGGGGGGTGAAACAACTAAAGCATGGGTTTTAGGTCCCAAAATTTTGGAGGCcccattttttaattattttttaaaaattctatgTGGATATTTGTATTAGGGTCTCTAACAAATTGGAATTCATGTCTCGtagtttttgaaattaaataggAAAGTAATATCGTCTGCATCTATAACGACTTCTGATTTATATACACTGCTAAAAGGTTGAATTACTCCTTTAtaagattatttttatttttggactcGACTTTGATATCTCTgattaaaatataaaacaataaataaaaaattttgtGGCAATTATATATCTATGGTTATGTCTTGTCTCTCTCCTCACTGATTTCCAAGGGATGTAAAGATCTCAGCATATAAAATTGAGAATTCTTTGTcaacatttatttatttggacAATGGCGCTACGAGCTAACTTGTGCACAATTATTCTGTCATGTATTTGTTACCCctatcagtacatatatcaaGTACTATCAGGTAACTCTACTCACCTAAAGTTCGGCAAATTGTAATGGATAGATGAAGATTACAAAGGCTGCTTTACTTCATTACATGTATTGGCATATCTCATATTGGGAAACAATTGACACATATGTTCTTATTAAATCACTTGCCAGCTAAGCTTAGACACCAGGAAGAAACAGAGACACTCTGTAAAAATTAATTAGGATCCATCCTTGTGGCTAAAACTTGTCAAGTAGATTGGTAACATTTTGTCATCAAGTGCAAGGTTGGCTGATAATTTCTTAGTTATGAATCCTGCCTATTTAGTTTGGTCCCCTGTCCCTACTACTATTGTCAATTTTGCAACATGTACATGCATCACATTCTAGTCTCTTCTAAATGGATAAATTTTGTGAAGTTTTTAGCTACAAGAGCGAACATTTCAATAATTTTGTGCGTGTGCTTAGATTTCGTCGTGTGAAGGGTATGTCATGGTGGGCACCTCCTAATTAATTCCAGAAgtggattttttttgttttcacaTTTTCTTAGTGTTTTCATTCATGTTTCTTGGATTGGTATGAGAAAGATTCTTATCTTTGTTCTCCATATTATCCATACTTTAATGAAAGATGCCATCAGTCAGTCATTTATTAGAAATGATTCAGGATGTGCATTTGGACCTCACTTCGTCAGATTACACTCGATATGTCGTTTGTTGTTGATTCAGGAATGACACGTACCTCATTTTCCTCTCAGTGATCCTCCTACAACTGGCATTTGATTGAGGTGGTTGCCTTAAGGTTGAGGAGATGAGAGGGAACTTAGCCATATGTTTATATACATCAAGCCTTGAGCTAATGAGTGTCTTCAATTTTTTGTTTTAGTCTGGTAGCACTACTCGAACGAATAAATGATGGTATTCTTCACCAAATGAGATTATTAGACTTCCTGTCGCTGCCATGCTGATTTCTGGAGAAGCAAATTCATACTAATAcagttactaaatctcatacCATTCCATTTTTGTCTGTTTGACGACCCTCGTAGCATGTGTCATTTTGGAATATTAGTAACATTTTGTTCGACTTAGCTGGTATGTCACATGTTGCAGGGGTCGTCAATAGACAAAAATGGGACTAGATGTGGACTCTGCATCCCTAATACACACTCTATTGACTGAGAGCGACAAGTTTAGAGTATTGGATGCAGGGGCGGAGCCACCTTACAAtcaggggttcatccgaacctccTTCAacgaaagaaaaattatattggttaaaataattttttatgtatatatagtagatgtcgaaccccttTGACTGACTCCGCTACTGATTGGACAGAATATTTCAATGAAGTTAACGAATGTCAAATAGAGATAGACGAAGATAGTAGATTTATTCGAGTGTCATATGGAGAGTTGGAGACCAATAATAAAACTGTTGGCCAGTTCAAAATTTCAGTTGGCACTGCTTAAGATTACATGTATCTGA
It contains:
- the LOC129895332 gene encoding transcription factor UNE10-like isoform X1; this translates as MNHCTVPTWNPMHQRQEQVVEAEEANKYPHVHNQQNPINHFLPMSSKCEEVAELTWEKGQLGMHGLGGILSMSQAKQTLGRTGDTLESIVHQATHHGKNQTSIHQNYDQNDDQDLKIGVLCSGGKWGESSQKMAPPRATVFAKKRMRPSESDPQYVGAGDHEYAERSACASASATFYRENDTTMVTWPSFDESSRSIKSKTTCDEDSACHGGGSQENKKEEHETKRSNSSRRSRAAAVHNQSERRRRDRINQRMKALQRLVPNASKTDKASMLDEVIDYLKQLQAQVQLMSSTARNIAPQMTMPFGMHQHIQMSLLARMGVGVGLGMGMGMFDMTALARAAAAATTTDQSLPTNIPFISPGAFGLQPAAPAIIPSATQANTVVRANTVIPDVTNTTTNSAPFTNPCSAFLPQSMDMDYFNNMAALYRQQLANQSADITGSKLNQGTRPNRS
- the LOC129895332 gene encoding transcription factor UNE10-like isoform X2 — its product is MNHCTVPTWNPMHQRQEQVVEAEEANKYPHVHNQQNPINHFLPMSSKCEEVAELTWEKGQLGMHGLGGILSMSQAKQTLGRTGDTLESIVHQATHHGKNQTSIHQNYDQNDDQDLKIGVLCSGGKWGESSQKMAPPRATVFAKKRMRPSESDPQYVGAGDHEYAERSACASASATFYRENDTTMVTWPSFDESSRSIKSKTTCDEDSACHGGGSENKKEEHETKRSNSSRRSRAAAVHNQSERRRRDRINQRMKALQRLVPNASKTDKASMLDEVIDYLKQLQAQVQLMSSTARNIAPQMTMPFGMHQHIQMSLLARMGVGVGLGMGMGMFDMTALARAAAAATTTDQSLPTNIPFISPGAFGLQPAAPAIIPSATQANTVVRANTVIPDVTNTTTNSAPFTNPCSAFLPQSMDMDYFNNMAALYRQQLANQSADITGSKLNQGTRPNRS